One window of Chloroflexus aggregans DSM 9485 genomic DNA carries:
- the obgE gene encoding GTPase ObgE: protein MATGTDFFDQATIVVRAGNGGNGAATFRREKYVPRGGPNGGDGGRGGHVYLIADPEYNTLLHFRYQRKFVAENGGHGGKNAMHGRNGADVYVPVPPGTVVRATINGVTYTVDLARPGQRLLAARGGRGGLGNIHFTTPTRQAPRLAELGEPGQELTLELELKMLADVGLVGFPNAGKSTLLSVISAARPKIAAYPFTTLTPNLGIVEVGVQRFVVADIPGLIEGAHAGVGLGHDFLRHIERTRLLIHIIDAAGVDGRTPWDDYEQINTELRLYQPELAQRKQVVALNKADLPAAQANLPILRERLPVAPEDLFVISAATRAGIEPLLQRVAELLRADPPPQRDPVDPDEPPLEWPLPPVDENAFTVEREGDAFRVRGVKIERLIAMSNLEQDEAIDRIQRVLEASGINEALMAAGVQDGDVVRIGRAELVWDDSGQHAL, encoded by the coding sequence ATGGCAACGGGAACTGACTTTTTCGATCAGGCAACAATTGTGGTGCGCGCCGGTAATGGTGGTAACGGTGCCGCAACGTTTCGGCGTGAAAAATATGTGCCACGCGGTGGCCCCAATGGTGGCGATGGTGGCCGTGGCGGGCACGTCTATCTCATCGCCGACCCCGAGTATAATACGCTGCTCCATTTTCGCTACCAGCGCAAGTTTGTTGCCGAAAATGGTGGCCATGGCGGTAAGAATGCCATGCATGGCCGCAATGGGGCCGATGTTTACGTGCCGGTACCGCCCGGCACCGTCGTGCGCGCGACGATCAACGGAGTGACTTACACGGTCGATCTGGCCCGCCCCGGTCAACGCCTGCTTGCTGCTCGGGGTGGACGCGGTGGGCTGGGGAATATCCATTTTACTACCCCGACCCGCCAAGCCCCACGTTTGGCCGAATTGGGTGAACCCGGCCAGGAATTGACCCTTGAACTAGAATTGAAGATGCTGGCCGATGTCGGTCTGGTAGGTTTTCCTAACGCCGGTAAATCAACGCTGTTGTCCGTGATTAGTGCTGCTCGCCCCAAAATCGCAGCCTACCCCTTTACCACGCTGACGCCTAACCTTGGCATTGTTGAGGTGGGGGTGCAGCGATTTGTGGTGGCCGACATTCCCGGTCTTATCGAAGGTGCCCACGCCGGCGTCGGTCTCGGTCACGATTTTCTTCGCCATATCGAGCGGACGCGCTTGCTTATCCATATTATCGACGCGGCCGGTGTTGATGGTCGTACCCCGTGGGATGACTACGAGCAGATTAATACCGAGCTACGCCTGTATCAGCCTGAATTAGCGCAGCGTAAGCAGGTAGTAGCGCTCAATAAGGCTGATTTACCGGCTGCCCAGGCTAATCTACCTATCTTGCGTGAACGCCTACCGGTAGCGCCGGAGGATTTGTTTGTCATCTCCGCTGCTACCCGCGCCGGTATTGAACCACTCTTGCAGCGGGTGGCCGAGTTGCTGCGGGCCGATCCACCGCCCCAGCGCGATCCCGTCGATCCTGATGAGCCGCCCCTTGAGTGGCCGCTGCCGCCGGTCGATGAGAATGCCTTTACCGTCGAACGCGAAGGTGATGCGTTCCGAGTACGAGGGGTTAAGATCGAACGCTTGATTGCGATGAGTAATCTCGAACAAGACGAGGCCATCGACCGCATTCAGCGAGTGCTCGAGGCGAGCGGGATTAACGAGGCCCTGATGGCTGCCGGTGTGCAAGACGGTGATGTGGTACGCATTGGCCGTGCCGAATTGGTTTGGGATGACAGTGGACAGCATGCATTATGA
- the tatA gene encoding twin-arginine translocase TatA/TatE family subunit, translating to MIGGLGWGELLIILIIVIAIFGAGKLAGLGGALGSSIREFRKAVKGEDEPRSDTKTEGETKA from the coding sequence ATGATTGGCGGTCTTGGCTGGGGCGAACTGTTAATTATTCTGATCATTGTGATCGCGATTTTTGGCGCCGGAAAGCTGGCCGGTTTGGGTGGCGCGCTTGGCAGTAGCATTCGTGAGTTCCGCAAGGCGGTGAAGGGTGAGGACGAGCCGCGGAGTGATACCAAGACTGAGGGTGAAACAAAGGCGTAA
- a CDS encoding glycosyltransferase family 4 protein, translating to MHVAINAHLLAHTTSFRRAGVSHYIEQVLLHLAQIDHENRYTIYTTRGLDQAALGLPPNFVVKPSRLPTINPRIRIPWEQGIAPFLLRGKVDLYHGCLNVAPLLSPVPTVITIHDLAFIRFPQTFRAYNRIYLDLATRLSARRASRILAVSEHTKREVAGLFGIPPERIVVTPNATRSHFRPFAADIIDQFRARKGLPARFILYVGTLEPRKNLTTLLEAFALVSRRVPSVPLLIGGGKGWMYQPIFARLEQLNLQDRVKFVGYIPEEELPLWYAAATIFVFPSIYEGFGMPPLEAMACGTPVITSNTSSLPEVVGDAGLMVDPAAPTALADAMMQLLTDADLHAALRQRGLERARRFSWTETAAKTLAVYREVSAEMAYPR from the coding sequence ATGCATGTTGCAATTAATGCTCATCTCTTGGCTCATACTACCTCGTTTCGTCGTGCTGGTGTCTCGCATTATATCGAGCAAGTTCTGCTCCATCTTGCCCAGATCGACCACGAGAATCGGTATACGATCTACACGACGCGCGGTCTCGATCAAGCGGCATTGGGCTTGCCACCCAACTTTGTTGTCAAACCATCACGGTTGCCGACGATCAACCCGCGGATCCGTATTCCATGGGAACAGGGTATCGCGCCGTTCCTCTTGCGCGGCAAAGTCGATCTCTATCACGGGTGTCTTAACGTAGCTCCGTTGCTGAGTCCGGTACCTACCGTTATCACGATTCACGACCTGGCCTTTATTCGCTTTCCCCAAACCTTTCGTGCCTACAACCGGATCTATCTTGATCTGGCGACCCGGCTGAGCGCACGACGGGCCAGTCGGATTTTAGCCGTGTCTGAACATACCAAACGCGAAGTAGCCGGCTTGTTCGGTATCCCACCAGAACGTATTGTCGTGACACCAAATGCGACGCGCAGCCATTTTCGTCCATTCGCAGCGGACATCATCGACCAATTTCGTGCTCGTAAGGGGTTACCCGCTCGCTTTATCTTGTACGTCGGTACCCTTGAACCACGCAAAAATTTGACGACGCTGCTCGAAGCGTTTGCCCTGGTCAGCCGTCGTGTTCCCTCAGTCCCGTTGCTGATCGGTGGCGGGAAGGGGTGGATGTATCAACCGATCTTTGCCCGTCTCGAGCAATTGAACCTGCAAGACCGAGTGAAGTTTGTTGGCTATATTCCCGAAGAGGAATTGCCGCTGTGGTATGCCGCTGCTACTATCTTCGTTTTTCCGTCGATTTACGAAGGCTTTGGTATGCCACCACTTGAGGCAATGGCATGTGGAACGCCGGTGATTACCTCCAATACGTCAAGCCTGCCGGAAGTGGTCGGCGATGCCGGTTTGATGGTAGATCCCGCCGCTCCTACCGCGCTCGCCGATGCGATGATGCAGTTGCTTACCGATGCCGATCTGCATGCCGCATTACGCCAACGTGGCTTGGAACGTGCTCGTCGCTTCTCGTGGACCGAAACTGCTGCCAAGACGTTGGCGGTGTATCGGGAAGTGAGTGCCGAAATGGCGTATCCACGCTGA
- the lepB gene encoding signal peptidase I, with the protein MNDLHSPSEPAPTLPETETVRHPRAPLRYVVRELLETAIFILLVFLIVRSVVQNFKIEGSSMEPTLHTGQYILVNKLIYFHFDLNAPLRLLPGQSDLPPRIVYPFRPPQRGDIVVFEYPRDVRRDYIKRVIGLPGDVIEILEGKVYVNGVLLDEPYLRGAFTYCLGGYPCAQGPVTVPPNSIFVMGDNRGNSSDSREWDALPLDRVIGQAWLIYYPFSDWGLVPHHRYDTTTVATP; encoded by the coding sequence ATGAACGATCTACATTCACCATCTGAACCAGCTCCCACACTGCCAGAAACCGAGACAGTGCGCCATCCACGTGCCCCATTGCGGTACGTTGTGCGCGAGTTACTTGAAACGGCGATTTTTATTCTGTTGGTATTTCTGATAGTGCGTAGTGTGGTGCAAAATTTCAAGATCGAAGGCTCAAGTATGGAGCCGACGCTTCACACCGGTCAATATATTTTGGTCAATAAATTGATCTATTTTCACTTTGATCTCAATGCCCCGTTGCGGCTCCTCCCCGGTCAGTCCGATCTCCCGCCACGGATTGTCTATCCCTTCCGTCCACCCCAACGTGGCGATATTGTTGTGTTTGAGTATCCCCGTGATGTGCGCCGTGATTATATCAAGCGGGTGATCGGGCTACCAGGTGATGTGATCGAGATTCTTGAGGGCAAAGTCTACGTCAATGGCGTCTTGCTCGATGAACCATACTTACGCGGCGCATTTACCTACTGCCTTGGTGGGTATCCGTGCGCTCAAGGGCCGGTGACGGTACCTCCTAACTCGATCTTTGTGATGGGTGATAATCGGGGGAATAGCTCCGACTCACGTGAATGGGATGCCCTGCCTCTTGATCGGGTTATTGGACAGGCGTGGTTGATCTACTACCCCTTTAGCGATTGGGGGTTGGTGCCGCACCATCGTTACGATACAACGACGGTTGCCACCCCTTGA
- a CDS encoding radical SAM protein: MSSLATLAQPLADGRFQCLACQWQCSLAADEPGRCRMRVGRTDGIELLNYGMISGAAIGPIEDHRLWHFFPDTTVLAIGGWGYALPLDQQRGQYGSLPVEPAKRRRLDPQRAADFALERLCRGVVWAFGEPAVNFEYVLALMQLSRAASRYTAIVTSGLLSSEALAELGPYLNGISLDLRGFSDNAYQRLGGISNWRPILRFAEEAQQRWKCHIEITTRIHHGVNDHPDELRELVHWIKTTLGEETPWHVLPGDAGSETAAATMRARRIGHEGGLQFIYGAEPNQPTRCPLCHATLISRQQGMSRRVGLDGNRCTNCGYAANFYLSIFKHHRESET, from the coding sequence ATGTCATCGTTGGCCACTTTAGCACAACCGCTCGCCGACGGCCGCTTCCAGTGTCTCGCTTGTCAATGGCAATGCAGCCTAGCCGCAGATGAGCCAGGACGCTGCCGGATGCGCGTCGGACGAACTGACGGCATTGAGCTGCTCAATTATGGAATGATCAGCGGTGCGGCAATTGGCCCTATCGAAGACCATCGGCTCTGGCACTTTTTTCCCGACACCACCGTCCTCGCAATTGGCGGCTGGGGATACGCCTTACCGCTCGATCAACAACGTGGGCAATACGGTTCTTTACCGGTCGAACCGGCCAAGCGGCGGCGTCTCGATCCACAACGAGCAGCCGATTTCGCGCTTGAACGGCTCTGCCGAGGCGTGGTGTGGGCTTTTGGTGAACCGGCGGTCAACTTTGAATACGTCCTGGCACTCATGCAACTCAGTCGGGCGGCGAGTCGTTATACAGCGATTGTCACCAGTGGGCTTCTGAGTAGCGAAGCCCTCGCCGAACTTGGCCCGTATCTCAACGGTATTAGTCTTGATCTGCGTGGTTTTTCCGACAATGCCTATCAACGGCTCGGCGGGATCAGCAATTGGCGTCCGATCTTGCGCTTTGCCGAAGAGGCCCAGCAGCGTTGGAAGTGTCATATCGAGATAACCACCCGCATCCACCACGGTGTGAACGATCACCCGGATGAACTTCGTGAGTTGGTGCATTGGATCAAAACGACGCTCGGTGAGGAGACGCCGTGGCATGTCTTACCGGGTGATGCCGGGAGCGAAACGGCGGCTGCCACGATGCGCGCACGCCGTATCGGTCACGAGGGCGGATTACAGTTCATTTACGGTGCTGAACCAAACCAGCCTACCCGCTGCCCGCTGTGTCACGCAACGTTAATCAGCCGGCAACAGGGGATGAGTCGTCGGGTTGGGCTTGACGGCAATCGTTGTACGAACTGTGGATACGCGGCGAATTTCTATCTATCGATCTTTAAACACCATCGAGAGAGCGAGACGTGA